One bacterium genomic region harbors:
- a CDS encoding tetratricopeptide repeat protein: MRAIFVTGGLALLLFLGPAGASSGVAGPIRPRTDARAYAHYLAGYLDSREGNLDGALAAYRKALKYAGEAPDIHYEIANVLVKKGKLPEARKELEKALAMSEGHTRSRYLLAGILAASGEREKALAEYDRVLKEDPENDEAYLHIATLHAERGEFPKAEEALGALIARNPESHLAYYYRGRVLATRKKLEEALADYDKALSIAPGFDPALIESGAVLEILGRNTEAEERYRKALHASPDNLFVRDRLGRLLIREKKIDQAVDQYEELKKFSATNLDVRTKLGLLYLDRDRFDDAINEFTFVLASDPGNTQVRFFLGTAYEEKGAAPEAEAAFRMIPEGDPVHREAMLHLAMLLSRQKKPDEAIGIVRKLLEKSPGDVELMIILAGQLEGAKRYEEALAVATEATGKAPDNPAAWFALGVIQDKLGKLDQVIAAMEKVIALDPKNATALNYLGYTFADRNMRLPEAEQLIRRALEIRPDDGYFLDSLAWVHFRRGDYKRAEEELLRALKFVPDDPVILEHLGDVLHAQGRDDEAAALFGKAIAKGHEKPDEVKAKIHRLRKARPAGK, from the coding sequence ATGCGAGCCATTTTCGTCACGGGGGGCCTTGCCCTCCTTCTTTTTCTCGGCCCGGCGGGGGCGTCCAGCGGGGTTGCCGGCCCGATCCGCCCCCGGACCGATGCCCGCGCCTACGCACACTATCTCGCAGGATATCTCGATTCCCGGGAAGGGAATCTCGACGGCGCTCTCGCGGCGTACAGGAAAGCGCTGAAATACGCCGGGGAAGCCCCCGACATCCACTACGAGATCGCGAACGTCCTTGTGAAGAAGGGGAAGCTCCCCGAGGCCCGGAAGGAGCTGGAAAAGGCTCTCGCGATGTCCGAGGGGCACACGCGGTCCCGGTATCTTCTGGCGGGGATCCTCGCCGCGTCGGGCGAACGTGAAAAGGCGCTGGCCGAATACGACCGTGTCCTGAAGGAGGACCCGGAGAACGATGAGGCGTACCTCCACATCGCCACGCTCCACGCGGAGCGGGGCGAGTTTCCCAAGGCCGAGGAGGCCCTCGGCGCCCTGATCGCCCGGAACCCCGAATCCCACCTGGCATACTATTACCGGGGCCGCGTCCTCGCGACCCGGAAGAAGCTCGAGGAAGCCCTCGCGGACTACGACAAGGCCCTCTCGATCGCCCCGGGCTTCGACCCCGCGCTCATCGAGTCCGGCGCGGTACTGGAGATCCTCGGCCGGAACACGGAGGCGGAGGAGCGGTACCGGAAAGCGCTCCACGCTTCCCCGGACAACCTGTTCGTCAGGGATCGGCTCGGCAGGCTGCTGATCCGGGAGAAGAAGATCGACCAGGCGGTGGACCAGTACGAGGAGTTGAAGAAGTTCTCCGCCACCAACCTCGACGTCCGCACGAAGCTGGGGCTTCTTTACCTCGATCGCGACCGGTTCGACGACGCGATCAACGAGTTCACCTTCGTTCTCGCGTCCGACCCGGGAAACACCCAGGTGCGCTTCTTCCTGGGGACGGCGTACGAGGAGAAGGGCGCCGCACCGGAGGCCGAGGCGGCGTTCCGGATGATCCCGGAGGGCGACCCGGTGCACCGGGAGGCGATGCTCCACCTCGCCATGCTCCTGTCACGGCAGAAAAAGCCCGACGAGGCGATCGGGATCGTCCGGAAGCTTCTGGAGAAGAGCCCCGGGGACGTGGAGCTGATGATCATCCTCGCCGGGCAGCTCGAGGGGGCGAAGCGGTACGAGGAGGCGCTGGCGGTGGCCACCGAGGCGACCGGAAAGGCCCCCGATAATCCCGCCGCGTGGTTCGCGCTCGGGGTGATCCAGGACAAGCTGGGCAAGCTCGACCAGGTGATCGCCGCGATGGAGAAGGTGATCGCCCTCGACCCGAAGAACGCCACCGCGCTGAACTACCTCGGCTACACCTTCGCGGACCGGAACATGCGCCTTCCCGAGGCGGAACAGCTCATCCGGCGCGCGCTGGAGATCCGCCCCGACGACGGGTACTTCCTCGACAGCCTCGCGTGGGTCCACTTCCGCCGCGGCGATTACAAGCGCGCCGAAGAGGAGCTCCTCCGGGCGCTGAAGTTTGTTCCCGACGACCCGGTCATCCTCGAGCACCTCGGGGATGTCCTCCATGCCCAGGGGAGGGACGACGAGGCGGCCGCCCTGTTCGGGAAGGCGATCGCGAAAGGGCACGAGAAGCCGGACGAAGTGAAGGCGAAGATCCATCGCCTGCGCAAGGCGCGGCCCGCCGGGAAGTGA
- a CDS encoding peptide-binding protein: MLLLLAACSGGKQESEGKGTSVPDIPAYGDAIVEGSIGGVSGFLTAVTSDASSHAAAGYVFSGLVRYDKNLKLEGELAESWEVSPDGKRITFHLRKGVKWHDGAPFTSDDVMFTYRRMIDPRTPTAYGEDFKQVQRAAAPDPHTFVVEYARPFAPALASWGMHVLPKHLLEKYPDISKSPLNKKPVGTGPYRFVEWKTGEKVVFDASPDYFEGKPYIARVITRVIPDQSTMFLELKSGGVDTMDLTPPQYTRQTDTPDFRKAFTKYKYLASAYTYLGFRLSHPFFKDRRVRQAIAHAADKKALIDGVLLGLGQEATGPYKPGTWAHNPNVRKYPHDPSRAKALLAEAGWKEKDGVLVKDRQPFEFTVLTNAGNEARAKTAAILQQNLAEVGIRMQIRTVEWAAFINQFIDKRNFDAVILGWSLTPDPDQYDIWHSSKTGPKELNFVDFANPEVDKLLEEGRSTFDIEKRKKAYFRIQEILAGEQPYVFLYVPDALPVVQKRFHGIHPAPAGISYNFPKWYVPKALQKHRIQP, translated from the coding sequence ATGCTCCTGCTGCTCGCCGCGTGCAGCGGAGGGAAGCAGGAGAGCGAGGGGAAGGGAACGTCCGTCCCCGACATCCCGGCCTACGGGGACGCCATCGTCGAGGGGAGCATCGGGGGCGTGAGCGGCTTCCTCACCGCGGTCACGTCCGACGCCTCCTCCCACGCGGCGGCGGGATACGTCTTCAGCGGCCTGGTCCGGTACGACAAGAATCTGAAGCTCGAGGGAGAGCTCGCCGAATCGTGGGAGGTCTCCCCCGACGGGAAGCGGATCACCTTCCATCTCCGGAAAGGGGTGAAGTGGCACGACGGCGCCCCCTTCACCTCCGACGATGTGATGTTCACGTACCGGCGGATGATCGACCCGCGCACCCCCACCGCGTACGGGGAGGATTTCAAGCAGGTCCAGCGCGCCGCCGCGCCCGACCCGCACACCTTCGTGGTGGAGTACGCCCGCCCTTTTGCCCCCGCGCTGGCCTCGTGGGGGATGCACGTCCTCCCGAAGCACCTGCTGGAGAAATACCCGGACATTTCGAAGAGCCCGTTGAACAAGAAGCCGGTCGGCACCGGGCCGTACCGGTTCGTAGAGTGGAAGACCGGGGAAAAGGTCGTCTTCGACGCCAGCCCGGACTACTTCGAGGGGAAGCCGTACATCGCCCGCGTGATCACCCGCGTCATCCCCGACCAGTCGACGATGTTCCTCGAGCTGAAATCCGGCGGCGTGGACACGATGGACCTCACCCCGCCGCAGTACACGCGGCAGACCGATACCCCCGATTTCAGGAAGGCGTTCACCAAGTATAAGTACCTGGCGTCGGCGTACACCTACCTCGGCTTCCGGCTGTCTCACCCCTTCTTCAAGGATCGCCGGGTCCGCCAGGCGATCGCCCACGCGGCGGACAAGAAGGCCCTGATCGACGGGGTCCTCCTGGGACTGGGGCAGGAGGCGACGGGGCCGTACAAACCCGGGACCTGGGCGCACAACCCGAACGTCCGGAAGTACCCGCACGACCCTTCGCGTGCGAAGGCGCTGCTCGCCGAGGCGGGGTGGAAGGAGAAGGACGGGGTGCTCGTGAAGGACCGGCAGCCGTTCGAGTTCACGGTCCTCACGAACGCGGGGAACGAGGCGCGCGCGAAGACGGCGGCGATCCTGCAGCAGAACCTGGCCGAGGTCGGGATCCGAATGCAGATCCGCACCGTGGAGTGGGCGGCCTTCATCAACCAGTTCATCGACAAGCGGAATTTCGACGCGGTCATCCTGGGGTGGAGCCTCACGCCCGACCCCGATCAGTACGACATCTGGCACTCCTCGAAGACCGGGCCCAAGGAGCTGAATTTCGTCGATTTCGCCAATCCCGAGGTGGACAAACTCCTCGAGGAGGGGCGAAGCACGTTCGACATCGAAAAACGGAAGAAGGCGTATTTCCGGATCCAGGAGATCCTCGCGGGAGAGCAGCCGTACGTCTTTCTTTATGTCCCCGACGCGCTGCCGGTGGTCCAGAAGCGGTTCCACGGGATCCATCCCGCCCCCGCGGGCATCTCTTACAACTTCCCCAAGTGGTACGTTCCGAAGGCGTTGCAGAAGCACCGGATCCAGCCGTGA
- a CDS encoding TldD/PmbA family protein produces the protein MAEAATLSELPVSEILSALLSRGGEHGELFLEEARALTVLMEDGRIERVVSGIDAGIGVRLLFRGKTYYAYTNDRSAGSLRSLSNDLSRYAEGDGVAAALPASARSARGPTVVRVPPAARGVGEKVALVREVDRIARDFSREVRQVRATWSESLRRIEVAAHPGVFVREEQTYCVLSVQAVAGDDGGLTMGYESAGGTGGLEILDEGAPELLARKAAGRAVRALHAAKLPGGRMPVILSSEAGGTMVHEAVGHGLEADLARRGMSVYREKLGERIGSPLVSITDDATVPGKRGSYGIDDEGTPGQRTVLVDAGILRGFLHDRLSAMKDGVASTGNGRRESYRHKPIPRMTNTLILPGGTPPEEILSGADRGLLVVKMGGGQVNTVTGDFMFEVAEGYRIEGGKRGEPVRGATITGNGPEVLSMIDRVGSDLGFGIGTCGKDGQGVPVGDAQPTLSIGPPFITVG, from the coding sequence ATGGCCGAGGCCGCAACGCTCTCCGAACTGCCCGTTTCGGAGATCCTCTCCGCGCTGCTGTCCCGGGGCGGGGAGCACGGGGAACTGTTTCTCGAGGAAGCCCGGGCCCTCACGGTCCTCATGGAGGATGGCCGGATCGAACGGGTCGTCTCGGGGATCGACGCGGGGATCGGCGTTCGCCTCCTCTTCCGCGGGAAAACGTATTACGCCTACACGAACGACCGGTCGGCCGGATCCCTTCGTTCCCTTTCGAACGACCTTTCCCGGTACGCGGAAGGGGACGGCGTCGCCGCGGCGCTTCCCGCGTCGGCGCGGTCGGCCCGCGGGCCGACCGTCGTGCGTGTGCCTCCCGCCGCGCGGGGAGTGGGCGAGAAGGTCGCGCTGGTCCGGGAGGTCGACCGGATCGCGAGGGATTTTTCCCGGGAGGTGCGCCAGGTCCGGGCGACCTGGTCGGAGTCGCTGCGCCGGATCGAGGTCGCCGCCCACCCCGGCGTTTTCGTCCGCGAGGAGCAGACGTACTGCGTCCTCTCCGTCCAGGCCGTGGCGGGGGACGACGGGGGCCTGACGATGGGATACGAATCGGCGGGCGGGACCGGGGGGCTCGAGATCCTGGACGAGGGGGCACCGGAGCTGCTGGCCCGCAAGGCCGCCGGGAGGGCGGTGCGGGCGCTCCACGCGGCGAAGCTCCCCGGCGGGCGGATGCCGGTCATCCTCTCCTCCGAGGCGGGTGGAACGATGGTGCACGAGGCGGTAGGGCACGGCCTGGAGGCGGACCTGGCCCGACGGGGGATGTCGGTCTACAGGGAGAAACTGGGGGAGAGGATCGGGAGCCCGCTGGTCTCCATCACGGACGACGCCACCGTTCCCGGGAAGCGCGGCTCGTACGGGATCGACGACGAAGGGACGCCCGGGCAGCGGACCGTGCTGGTCGACGCCGGGATCCTGAGGGGATTTCTCCACGACCGCCTGTCCGCGATGAAGGACGGCGTGGCCTCCACGGGGAACGGCCGGCGGGAGTCGTACCGGCACAAGCCGATCCCGCGCATGACGAACACCCTCATCCTTCCCGGCGGCACTCCCCCGGAGGAGATCCTGTCCGGCGCCGACCGGGGGTTGCTGGTCGTCAAGATGGGAGGCGGCCAGGTGAACACGGTCACCGGCGACTTCATGTTCGAGGTGGCGGAGGGGTACCGGATCGAAGGCGGAAAACGCGGGGAGCCCGTCCGTGGGGCGACGATCACGGGGAACGGCCCCGAGGTCCTCTCGATGATCGACCGCGTCGGATCGGACCTCGGGTTCGGCATCGGCACGTGCGGCAAGGACGGCCAGGGGGTCCCGGTCGGGGACGCCCAGCCGACCCTCTCCATCGGCCCGCCGTTCATCACGGTGGGGTGA